Genomic DNA from Candidozyma auris chromosome 1, complete sequence:
CACCGTCGAGCCCGGATAACACGAGATTGCCCCTGCCGaaacacaaaaaagaaaaaaaataaaaataaaaaaaaaaatcccaTAAAACTCCTCCCTTCATCACTTCACTATCGGTTGTCGACCTCCCCCTTCCGCCTTTAGTGAAAGAACAAACCCATCAACAACTGCTAGAACGTTTCTTGCTACTTCTCTTCTCGTTTTAGCTGCTTATCCAAAAGAACACTTAAAGAAAGCTTAAGAGCAAGTTCCAATCCACCTTTGTTTTCAAGTTATGGTCAACACCGCCTCGGACTACGTCGACCATGTATTATCTGCAAATTTAGATTCCACTTTTGCCTTTGAAGGCCCcgagaagctcttggaggTGTGGTTCTGGCCCTCGCCCAAGGACTCGCCCTCAGAAATGGGTCTTCGCCTGATTCCGTTGCCAAAATGGAAATCTGTGTTGGATCttgtcaattgcaagatTCTCTCCATGAAGCTGTCTGCTGCTGTCGACGCCTACCTCTTGTCTGAGCTGTCGCTCTTCGTGTTCCCACACAAACTTGTGCTTAAGACGTGTGGCACCACAACCACGTTGGCGTGCCTTGACCAGTTGTTTGACACCGTCACAGAGCTGCTTGGGTGCAAATTCGCTTCCAAAGATGTGTTTCAGGTCTTCTACTCCAGAAGATCGTTCATGTTTCCTGAAAAACAGAAACACGTCCACACAGACTGGAAAAACGAGGTCACGTTGCTCAACTCCCACTTTGTCCAAGGCAAATCCTACGTTGTTGGTGACTTCACCTCTGACGATCACTGGTACTTGTACATGGGCGGGCTGCAAGCAGGCAAGTGCCGTCCTGGGTGCAAGGACCAGACTTTCGAGATTCTTATGACCCAGCTTGACCCAACCAGAGCCCGTAGTTTCGTCACTTCTCGTGAACCAGGGCCTGACTCGGTTGTGACTCACTCGAGCGACGAGGAAGAGCACGATTTGGGCCACGACCAAGGCTTGGAAACCATGAGAGATACAGGGCTCGAGAACCTCTTCTTGCCCTCGAGTGCTGCTCACGCCCATGGCAATTTTGCTCCTTCTGTGACTTCTCCCTTCCACATGCCCTCGCCTCAGATGAGCGAGAATATGGATCTTTCCGATGAGGAAATGGACGAGAAGTGGGAATTTGCTCACGATGCGTTTGCGTTTTCTCCCTGTGGCTACTCTTCCAACTCGGTGTGCTCGAAGAATGGGAATGGCTTCTACTACACTTTGCACATCACGCCTGAGCTGGGCTGGTCGTACGCTTCGTTCGAGACAAATTTTCCCTTTCTGTCGTCGTCTCCCGTTGGAATTGTCGACGTTTTGGTGCGTGTATTGCGGATTTTCCACCCGGGAAAGTTTTCTATGACTTTGGTCAACGAAAGCGACCACGACGCCTCGGCCAGCTTCAACCAGTTGTTGCAGTGTGACGCTGTGGTGGCCAAGTTGGGCTACTCCAAGCAGGAGAAAGTGACGTACGATTTGAAAGGCGCCTACGACTTGTTGTACTTGAACTTCGAAAAGACAGCCAATTGAGGGCAGTTCAACTTGGTTTTCacaaaattaaaaaaaggACCCTGTTTGTTTTCGCAAAAAGATTAGTTTATAGTCTTTATGCGTTGATGCTGGCAAATCTTGGGGGATACCGGTCTGTTGCTTGCAAGAAGGGGGGTCAACTGGGAGAGGGTTTGCACTTTCTCGGTTTTCGGTGCTTttcaaggtggtgaagtGCCGATTCGGCCCATGTCCTTGTTCTGCGACTCCCGGTACATTATTTGTCAGCGACGCGTGTAGATTATGAAAACGATGATGATAAGTGTTGATGTAGATGGAAGGCGGttggaaatggctgcaaagtatGGAAAAGCACGGGATGATAAGTCACCTGATCTGCGCCACGTGACTGAAAAATTTCACGTGGAATGGTAGTCCCGGCCAATCACGGGTCACATAAACCTGCCATAACCACTACACtaaattttttcaacaaacaTAATAAACTAAATATGTACATAAGAGTTTACCATGTAGATTTCACTCAATAATTTATTCTAATAACACTGTACGTGCGGGGCTTAGAACTTCTTACCGAACAAGATAACCTGCAACTGGTCGTACAAGGAGATGACACCAGCACCGGCAACACCTCTCAAGATGTTGGCACCGCAACCCTTGAACAAGGCGTAGACACCCTCCTGCTTGACAACCTGCTTGAAACAGTCGAAAGCACCCTTGTACTTAACAGCAGCACCAGAGGTCATcatcattcttcttctgatgGTGTCCAATGGGTAAGAAGCAGCACCGGCACCGGTGGTAACACCCCAACCcaacaagaaagaagcaaggAAAGAACCCTCCAATGGACCAACAAGGACAACTGGCTTCAAGGAGTCGTACATACCGAAGTACAAACCTCTGTAGACAATGATACCAACAACAGATGGACCGAAACCTCTGTACAAACCAGCAATACCGTCAGTGGCCAAGGTCTTCTTGTAGACATCCAACAAACCGTTGAACTGTCTCTCACCACCACCGGCCTTGGTGGACTTGGCGTCGTTAGCCAATCTGGTTCTGGCGTAGTCCAAAGAGTAGACAAAAGCCAAAGAGGTGGCACCAGCAAGACCACCAGAGGCCAAGTTACCGGCCATCCACTTGGCGTAGCCCTCGTCCTTCTTGTAACCgaacatcttcttgaacttgtccttgaaggCGAAGTTCAAAGCCTGGGTAGGGAAGTATCTGATAACGTTGGCGGTGTTACCTCTCCACAAGGAAACAATACCCTCGTCGGCGGCAGTTCTCTTGAAACAGTCAATGATACCCTTGTACTTGTGGGACAAACGACCCTGTTTGATCATCTCCTCCTGGTTCTgaatcaacaacttgactCTCTCAATTGGAGCAGCGGCGGTCTTAGAGACGGCGGCGGAAACACCACCCATCAAAAAGTCAATCAAAAACGAGTTGTCAGCGGCGGCCATTTTTAGTGGATTTTCAGAGTGAATAGATTTAACCTGGACAaatctgaagaagaaaaaagaagaaaaagagtgGAAATTTGGGGGGTTTTCGTCGTTTATATAACAATTCGCGCCCACTGCCagaaaaaattttttttttttttttttttaacttGTACCGTTGATAGTGTGGAAAATGTCGCTCCTGTTCACGTGACACTCGCCCTATGGCAAGGAAGAGCGCCGGCAGAAATCGGTTGCAACCGCGCGTTGTGATTGGCAACCCTTCAGGGTTTATATGCAGGCCACCTACCTCACCACATTCAACCCTCGATCAATTCCTAAcatctttttggaattttgaATTTCCAAAAGCCTCCTGGAGAAGGTCTTGTTGCCAATTGTGTGTGTACGTCTTGAAATGGTAGAAATCCGTGCACCA
This window encodes:
- the SPE2 gene encoding adenosylmethionine decarboxylase SPE2, whose translation is MVNTASDYVDHVLSANLDSTFAFEGPEKLLEVWFWPSPKDSPSEMGLRSIPLPKWKSVLDLVNCKILSMKSSAAVDAYLLSESSLFVFPHKLVLKTCGTTTTLACLDQLFDTVTESLGCKFASKDVFQVFYSRRSFMFPEKQKHVHTDWKNEVTLLNSHFVQGKSYVVGDFTSDDHWYLYMGGSQAGKCRPGCKDQTFEILMTQLDPTRARSFVTSREPGPDSVVTHSSDEEEHDLGHDQGLETMRDTGLENLFLPSSAAHAHGNFAPSVTSPFHMPSPQMSENMDLSDEEMDEKWEFAHDAFAFSPCGYSSNSVCSKNGNGFYYTLHITPESGWSYASFETNFPFSSSSPVGIVDVLVRVLRIFHPGKFSMTLVNESDHDASASFNQLLQCDAVVAKLGYSKQEKVTYDLKGAYDLLYLNFEKTAN
- the PET9 gene encoding ADP/ATP carrier protein — translated: MAAADNSFLIDFLMGGVSAAVSKTAAAPIERVKLLIQNQEEMIKQGRLSHKYKGIIDCFKRTAADEGIVSLWRGNTANVIRYFPTQALNFAFKDKFKKMFGYKKDEGYAKWMAGNLASGGLAGATSLAFVYSLDYARTRLANDAKSTKAGGGERQFNGLLDVYKKTLATDGIAGLYRGFGPSVVGIIVYRGLYFGMYDSLKPVVLVGPLEGSFLASFLLGWGVTTGAGAASYPLDTIRRRMMMTSGAAVKYKGAFDCFKQVVKQEGVYALFKGCGANILRGVAGAGVISLYDQLQVILFGKKF